The genomic segment GAGGCCGCCCGGCAGACCAGGCGCGCCACCAGTGGGCCGGCCAGCACCACGGCGAAGAGCCGCAGGGTCTGCACGGCCAGCACGAAGGGCACGTCGGCGCGGCTGCCCACGGCGATCACGGCCACGGAGTCCAGGCCGCCGGGGCTGGTGGCCAGGTAGGCCGTGAGGGGGTCCACGCCCAGCGCGGCGTTCAAAAACCACGACGAGAGGGCGCACAGCCCGATGAGCGCGGCCGTGGCCCCAAGGAGCGCCGGAATGGCCCGCAGGGCGTGGCGCACGGAATCCGGCGTGAAGCGCAGCCCGATGGACCAGCCCAGGCCCGCGTAGGCCACGGCCAAAAGCCACGGCGGCAGGGAGAGGTGCGCGGCCCCCGTGACGTGGAGCGCCGCGGCGGCCGTCATGGGCAGGAGCATGGCCCCGGCCGGGACGCGCAGCCGCCTGCCCAGCCAGCAGCCCCCGCCGATCACCCCCAGCGCGGCCAGCAGCGCGCCGTCCGGGGCCGCGAAGCCGAAATCCAGGAGCGGCGCGGGCTGGAAGGACGACGGCGCGGCCCCGAGCAGCAGCCGCGACACCCCCGAGGCCGTGAGCACCACCACGAAGAGGCGCAGGTACTGGGTGAAGGCCACCAGGCGCACGTCGGCCCCGTATTCGGAGGCCAGGGCGGTCATGGCGGCCGCGCCGCCGGGGGAGAAGCCCCAGGCGGCGGTGTTGGAGGGCAGAAGCCGCCAGCGCTCCAGGGCTGCGGCCACCAGCGCCCCGAAGGCCACCGTGGCGCCAACCACCAGGAGCATGGCCCACCAGGCCTCAAGCGCCGTGGCCAGGATGGAGGCCGTAACCGCCGTGCCCACCTGGCAGCCCACCACGGCCTGGGCCGCCTGGAATCCCCAGCCCGGCACGCGCACGCCCGCGCCGCGCAGCCCGAAGGCCACGGCCGCCAGCATGGGGCCGAGCAGCATGGCCGCCGGAAAGGCGGCCCACTTGAGGGCCAGGGCCAGGGGCAGCGAGACCCCCGCCAGGGCGGTCCATTGCCAGATTGAAGAGCGTGAGGACATGCGGACGGTTCCTGCGGCGCGCCATCGTGCAGGCGCGGCCGGGGACCCCGTTACACCCGGCCCGGCCGGGGGGCAAGGCGCGGCCGCCGGAGCGCGGCCCGGCCCGGGACGAGACCTTCCCCCATTGGGCCGACGGCGCGTGCGCAACGCCTTCCTCCCGCAGCTCTACCTGCTCCTCCCCCTGCCTCTCTTTGCACGGTCTGAACCATTGACAGAACCAGTTATCAATTACAACGGATACCCAATCTTGACATACAGACACCGTGCACTCCAGCCGGATACCTCGAATGTTCAACAAGTTACTGGATGGTGTTGAAAGAGAATTCAAGAAAGACAAAGCACTCTTTCTATTCGAAGCCTTTCAAATCTGCCTGCTCGTCATCTGGATTCTATGGAACCTCATTTTCCTGCCCTCCAGGTGCATGCGCGCCAATCCTGACAACCCGACTGAATCAGGCGCGGAACAGACCGGACGAGCAATTGCCCAAGATCAATCGCCCCTTGCCAACGGCATGATAGACGCCGTGCAACCTTCCTCCAAAGGTCTGGGGCGGTGCCCAATCCCTCGGTGAAGGCCCCGCACCTCCGAACCTGTCCCTTCCGGTTCCGTCTCTTGGGTGCAAACGGCAGCAACCATCCTTCCCTGGCCTGATCCCCCGGCCAACGGCCGCCTTTCCCCGGTGAACGGCCTGCCCGCCCGCCGCTTACCGTTCGCCCCCCGAACCGTTCACCGGCCACGCGCCGACACCCAACCGTTGGCCGAAACACCCCTTTTTTTTCCCCCCGACCCGTATACACCGAAATCGCGGACGCTTTCGAGCGCGCGCCGAGGGCCCATCCGCCAAACCCCAACCGGGAGGTTCACCCCATGCAACCCCACTCCATCGACCAAAACGAGTTCAAAGACCTCGTGCGCAAGAAGTGGTCCGTCTCGCTCTCCATGACCGCCCTGATGCTGGTCATCTACTTCGGCTTCATCCTGCTCCTGGCCTTCAACAAGCACGTCCTGGCCCAGAAGATCGGCGAACACATGACCCTGGGCATCCCCATCGGCCTGGCCGTGATCCTCTCCGCCTGCGTCATGACCGGCCTCTACGTGCGCTGGGCCAACACCAGCTACGACCGCTCCGTGAAATCCATCCTCGACCACATGAAGGGGTAGGCCATGAACCTGTTCACTTCCACCATCGGGCAGCCCAACGCCGTCTCCATCGCCTTCTTTTTCGTGTTCGTGGCCGCCACCCTGGTCATCACCTGGTTCGCGGCCAAGAAGTCCAAGACCGCCTCGGACTTCTACGCCGCCGGGCGCTCCGTCACCGGCTTCCAGAACGGCCTGGCCCTGGCGGGCGACTACATGTCCGCCGCGTCCTTTCTGGGCATCGCGGGCCTGGTGGCCCTCAAGGGCTACGACGGCCTGATCTACTCCATCGGCTTCCTGGTGGGCTGGCCGCTCATCATGTTCCTCATCGCAGAACCCCTGCGCAACCTGGGCAAGTACACCTTCGCCGACGTGGTGGCCTACCGCC from the Fundidesulfovibrio magnetotacticus genome contains:
- a CDS encoding AbrB family transcriptional regulator, translated to MSSRSSIWQWTALAGVSLPLALALKWAAFPAAMLLGPMLAAVAFGLRGAGVRVPGWGFQAAQAVVGCQVGTAVTASILATALEAWWAMLLVVGATVAFGALVAAALERWRLLPSNTAAWGFSPGGAAAMTALASEYGADVRLVAFTQYLRLFVVVLTASGVSRLLLGAAPSSFQPAPLLDFGFAAPDGALLAALGVIGGGCWLGRRLRVPAGAMLLPMTAAAALHVTGAAHLSLPPWLLAVAYAGLGWSIGLRFTPDSVRHALRAIPALLGATAALIGLCALSSWFLNAALGVDPLTAYLATSPGGLDSVAVIAVGSRADVPFVLAVQTLRLFAVVLAGPLVARLVCRAASPKGGGDSCP
- a CDS encoding DUF485 domain-containing protein translates to MQPHSIDQNEFKDLVRKKWSVSLSMTALMLVIYFGFILLLAFNKHVLAQKIGEHMTLGIPIGLAVILSACVMTGLYVRWANTSYDRSVKSILDHMKG